ttaatacatataatacaacagtgtacacatcgccatctggcccctcAGTAAGcattgcttgtgttatgggtactaagataactgacaaatatgaataataaacataaatacttataatatatagatgaacacctagactctgaaaaacattcatgttcatctcacaaacattttccacttgtgggttAATACCCACCCACAACCTACaaccttggactctgaaagcaagGTCACTGCTCACTGTGCTAATCGACTGTCAATATATGGAGGATGGAAATGTCTGATTGGTGTAGTTGTTATTTCTTGGTACAATCCTGAGTCAAATAATAGTATTGGGTTTCTCTATCAAGAAATTCGTGCTTGCCTGGAGTTAGGAACATTAGAGAGCATGTACAGCTACCAGTCCGGCTCTGTTTCGTGGCAAAGCTGCCATCCCATCGTACTATCAGACAGAGTAAGGGAATAGAGAGTGTACCTTTTGTACACATACTTGTGCACTATAAAAATCTCCTGCATGGTTTGATTGATCTTGATTACTATCAACAAGGTATCATACCAATCCAGATCCTGCTAACCTGTGTATATGGGGAAAGTTCACATTGCGAGATGGGACAGATTAAAGCCAACACTCACTCCAATAAGAGGACAGGTCTGTGCTTATAAGATATGAAGGAAACAGTTTAGTACTGGAAATGGTGGTGCCCTCTTGCAAAACCCTATGTCTAGCACTGGATGCTAGTGGGATGAAGATAATGTGGATGAGCTGATTGTGACTATACAATTCAGAGTGCATTGAGTGTATGTGCTAGACAAATTATTACATTAAAGTTACTTACATTGGCATTACGTGTATCCAGAGATGCAGCAATGAATTTGGGAAGTAAACATTTAAACAGTAGTTGTATAGCCACAGAGCTTGGGTTTCCATTTGGCtcacatattaaaatattgataatttcgTATATTACTTTAGAAATGTTTCCCAGTTCAACCTTAtctacaataaaaaacaatctaTTACAGATAATTTGATTATTCCACTCTctcttttttctctttttattaatcttacaatgcctatccttaagttttttaataacttgtagtgaagattttcttaattttatatcatccgcatacacatgtgcataccctctatgcacgtcactgctaGTAACTCCCAAGGAtaactttcaaacaaacaaacaaacagttacgctttatcatttttttactattagtCAGATGATAATAcaatcaataaaacaaaaagtgtgCATTCTGCTGCAATATTATCTAGCAGTTTATAGAAGAGCTGAGCTGAGCAGATTTATAAAGGACCAAATTACCCAATGCATagtctatctatatctatactagaTATGGTCTTTGGACTAGTTTCAACTGTACCAAACAAATGTTTGTGTTTGCCATGAAAGTTGGTCTTAATTAACCTGATAATATAAActaatgggcaggagacaattttatccccaggggaaggatataaatttatcttctcccacagctttatcaactatcagAGCACTGGttcacaagtggaaataatatatatgagtattaataaacaatggtaaacttctcctattccatgttccagtgatttagcaggtggccacgttaattatatatcccttgtcaggggatataatttttatctccagtctgtgctagccctacagAAGGTTGCTTATGCTTGCCAAACAATGATGTATGCCAAACAATGATGTATCTAGGCCAGTTGGACCCGACTTGTCTGCTGGTACTATCACTGGGTACAGTAGTAAGATGTTGATTAACTATACGCTCATTACACATATACCTGCATGATGGGGTTCTGTCCCTCTCTGCCTTAAGAGAAGATACTATGTGCCTTTGgacattattatgatgatgatgatttatatatattcaacaTACCAATGTGTAGTTTGTTAACAATAGCCCCTCCAGTTATATCCACCAGGTTACTTAAAATATCCTCAAAGTTCATATCATTTGGGTTCAAATGCAAGTCTTTGATAATAGCCCTTAACTCACTTACATAGTTACCCAATTCCTTTATTACAGAATCTACTTCAAGGGTAAGTTCccttgtattaaaataattatcttcaTTATCACACATAGATTTTGGATAGCTCAGGCATAGTAGAGAATGAGCGAATAGTTGTGAATGATATATATGGTATGCCTTATAACCAGGAATGGACAGTAACTTGAAGTATACCCTACAAGCCAGAATAGCATTGTTTCTGTGCTCTTTAGAAGTAACGTTTTTACTGCCAACGTCTATAAAGTACGCTAAAACTGCCAGTAAATTTTGATGTTTCACTTGATTGGATAAGTGCGTCCAGGATCTTTCCTCATCGTCCGATTCGTTTCTCAACCATGCATTAATTGCTTTCATAATACTCCGAAACGTAGCTCTTAGGTCCATTGATTCTAACACGCTTTCATATTCAGCCGGCAGTTCACCAAATTCCATGAATTCTGAATAGAAAATTCCATCCACCCATTCATCGTTTAGATGATCTAACTGCAATTCATAAAGCTTCTCTAATACGTTTTCCATTTTCGTAGAGGTggcttagtttttattaatgtattataaaatcgggaaaattaaaattatgtagaacgctgcaaaaaataaaagttttaatttttgtttacaaattaaatatacaatcAATACACTTTGACCACAGATTACTATGGAATATGGATACTTTGAAgtttgacatttattttgtgtCTTTGGCTTTGACTGTGTCTACTTGTGtctaatcaatatttttattcttacatACTTTtagcactacgaaaagccataaatcaaaataagagAAAGATTGTatgagataatttatttattctaattaattgttttataaatataacctaaaataaactatttaaaactaaataaaatctaaaacgtcctcgaaaccaccgctctaggatcaccggtagactcgatcaCAGTACAATtggactcgataacccttttcgataattctttgaaaagagctcttgcctccggataGAAGTATGGAGGGTAGCTACCCTCCATAGATAGAAGATTGTtacatacacatatatgtaCGTCATTCCCTacagaatttgtaaaatatagaaaaaaaaattttacgtaTGTCAATGTCATAACACAAATTAGAGGTTATTAAATGGATGGATTCCGCCTCCGGTCTAAcagtgtttgtttttgtatttgtattgtgaatataattaaaaagttttaatatcttaataatgTCTGTAAAGAGACCTGTATCATGGTTTTTAACTGATCAAGGCAGAAAGTTTTCATTTTCAGTAATAACTGGCACCAGTCTCGCCCTTACAGCAGCAAGATTTACTCCACATACATTTTTCCTGCATAAATACAAAGACTTTGTtcattattataagtaagaaaATTATATGAGATGTTTACTTATGTAAAACGTTGAGCGTGATATTGGCAACGAGTTATCTTTAAAGagtcaaaaacaaacaaatttgaaaaacttattaaaaagaaaaattatttcttGACAGACCTTAGTATGTAATCTAGACTAAGAATTAGTAGTGATCATGCTATTAAGTTTGTATGTAGAAATGGGTGGAACACAACCTTTAGTAAGAATATCTGCTTTGAAGTTAGGTTTCATTGTTATGGTTCTTTATTAATCAATTTTTCCTAATACAGTGAGGGAAAACCAGTAGAACTACCAAGtgacttacataatatataccagAAATGTTTAGATCTTCTGAGCATATCAGAAACACATAGAAAACTTATTGAGCCCTTTAGTGTATTTGGTTTTGATCTTTTTCATGCTGGTAAGTTTGAAATGTTACatattaatctaataaaataatcactCAACTTAACaagttcaatttatttttattttaacaggtAGCACCAGTTCAAGATTTGGTGCGCTAGTTGGAATTCCTGTAAATTTTTCATACAAGATATTAGAAGATGTTGAAAAGCAAAATGTCCaggtttgttcttttttacttcATACAACCTAGTAACTTCTGATAATTTGTTATATACTAAAAAAGATTtacttatgtaatttatttaaaaaaatatataacagtaTTTCATAAGACACACAAGTTTGTTTTCCTgacatttttattgattttgtatCCACAAAGCCATCTATCTGTTCTAACTTTTGTCTCATTTGGTTTAATGGTTTTACAATCTATTGCTAACAAGCAAACActttgctttatattatttttatcataatagttttaaggtggtaatagtaataatgatctatctattttttttttcttgtttatatttttaggtCAATCAAAAGAACATTGATTTGAAATCAGAAATTGGAAACAAGTTAGGTGAAGCCCTTATCTTGCCTGATAAAGTCAAAGAATTTGCAATATGCAGAGAAATACTTATGACTCAAAACAATAAAGTGATGTTTGAGTCTTCATACCCATTTGCATGCCTTTTTCTTGCATATAACTTGTCTCAACATTTTAATAGAAGGCTTAATTTGTATACAGCTCCACAAGCTATGAGAGGTGTTTTATATACTATTGTTGGTTTCTTTAGTTTAGGCACTTATTTTCTTATGAAAGATATGACGGAAGTCTACTACGAAACATCAGTTGACAAGAAATTGTGTGAACTGGGCCCAGATTACATTGAAAGTGGCATAACCTTCTATGATAAACTATTACAACGGAATCAAGCCTTAAGGGAGTTGATGGGCAAGGAGggtgaaaaaaaatacactataaATGGCAACGAAAATTATACTTTAAGACAACCACATGTGGCTCTAGTTcatagaaaacaatattttgaacaTAGATCAAAGCAAAATAATGAAGACTTTAATGAACATTTTGAGTGAAAATCAAGTGTTGTAATATGTggttaataattatgttttaaatgattaacataataagattttatttaaaaagtgaattaaattattaaaaatagtatagaaatcattatgtacattttaatattcatcatcatgcTCCAGGTATATATCAGTGACCCTGTGCTGGGCACAGACTTCCTCTATTACAAGATAAGCAATATTACAGAGTTCAGATCATTCTTTCAATGTCAATAAGATCTTTACCAGTTATTATCTCTTctttgttagtaataataactgaACCGATGGACTTATTGCAACATAATGACTAATATCTTAATAATGTCTTTTTGAAAAAGTGCCCTATAATGTATCTACCTtctattaacaaaaaatatgttattatttagaaattaacGGTTTTGTTGATTATATcgcaaattatatttcaaaaaattatttccgACGAAAACACACCCCAGGTTTCATGGCCGCAGTCGTAACGCCAtaggttaattattattgattttggtattgacaACAAAAAGTTTAGCATCTGATAGTTTGATATCacaaattatttgatttatattatgtttatatagacgtgacgtcgtAGTTTGAATTCAACGTTTCACCTGttatggcggatcgctagattttgcagtttaatttattgaaaataaataccactttaaatatgaataaaattataagcgATTCTTTGTTgttgtcatcatgcctattattGGCATGATTCTGGAATCAAATTTAGGACCACAGGATCCTCATGAGATGAGCATGCTTACTAGTGAGCAAAAGAGATCATACCATGTGTTTACTTATCATTAACTTGCCAGGAGTTTTGAATGCTTTAATTTTCTAATTCAATACGAAATAACATGTAAAATTCTGtattatcgatataaatctattatttactaTACTAAATTAGTGTAGTGTTACcataaaattaagtatataccagctttataattttcttattgACTCACAGTAAAATGGCGATACATGTGTTGGTATTTTAAGTCTTACTAATAAGTAGAAGTCAACCCtcaacagatttttttaaaccctCTACCGAACCGAACCGAACCGCCGGCAACGGGTAGCTAAGCAATATCAGTGGGCTTAAAAGTAACATATTGAATCAAAAAGCAAATATGATTAGACCAAATTTAATGAAGCACAGAACCCattgtgtatttttaaatttcgcgCGTTGCGAGGACTAAGCGTGATTGCCAGATGCAATCACGCTTCACGGCTGTGATAAGGCTTTACCACATGACGTGGTAAAGCCTTATCACAGCCCAACTGCTATACTCGTGTAACCAAGGATATATTGGTACTTCATTGGTGCTAATTCTGTTGTACTCATCAATGTCAACGgctttgtattaatttaaagaGCAGTTCTATGCGTCGAATGAAAATTGGTTTAGCATTCTCCCCTACAAAAATATTCCTCAAATGGATATCAactatatctataaaatatatcagtatgtatatgaacatttttattaatattatcgaTAGTTTCGTAAACGAAGAACCTAAATTATAACTAAGGTAAGGTACAACTTCACATAATTTGAAAACTGTAGAACCCATTGCAGGACTATCCTAG
The genomic region above belongs to Pararge aegeria chromosome 11, ilParAegt1.1, whole genome shotgun sequence and contains:
- the LOC120627750 gene encoding transmembrane protein 177: MSVKRPVSWFLTDQGRKFSFSVITGTSLALTAARFTPHTFFLHKYKDFVHYYNEGKPVELPSDLHNIYQKCLDLLSISETHRKLIEPFSVFGFDLFHAGSTSSRFGALVGIPVNFSYKILEDVEKQNVQVNQKNIDLKSEIGNKLGEALILPDKVKEFAICREILMTQNNKVMFESSYPFACLFLAYNLSQHFNRRLNLYTAPQAMRGVLYTIVGFFSLGTYFLMKDMTEVYYETSVDKKLCELGPDYIESGITFYDKLLQRNQALRELMGKEGEKKYTINGNENYTLRQPHVALVHRKQYFEHRSKQNNEDFNEHFE